In Rhizobium sp. ARZ01, a genomic segment contains:
- the ggt gene encoding gamma-glutamyltransferase produces the protein MPTKIFACAMAALFLTFSPAWPQQASDTTAPEHATGETTTKIVSAKSYMVAAANPVAAATGAEILAHGGSAVDAAVVVQTILGLVEPQSSGLGGGAFLVYYDAAKKRVTTLDGRETAPQRATPKLFLDEKGQPLEFFDAVVGGRSVGTPGTVMLLQDAHNKYGKLDWKTLFEPAAALADAGFTVSPRLAALIAAEGDKLKTYEKTKAYFFDAAGAPLKAGALLKNPDYAETLRDIAMNGADAFYSGPIAEAIVDTVRMAAGNPGVLALDDLALYRVRERPAVCITYRAHEICGMGPPSSGAVAVGQTLGMIENFDIKGLGKDNPQSWRIIGDAQRLAFADRGRYLADTDYVPAPIKGLLEKDYLGKRAALLDGDRALSDEAVLPGEPEWDHAQLFGTDTSLELPSTSHFVIVDKDGNVVSMTTTIENGFGSRLMTNGFLLNNELTDFSFDTHENGVPIANRVEPGKRPRSSMAPTIVMKNGKPLLAIGSPGGSQIIGYVTQALIAYIDWGMDVGQIVSTPHLLNRFGTFEIEAGTDAEKLAEPLKALGYEVKVGEMNSGLQAIEITPDGLKGSADPRREGIAVGR, from the coding sequence ATGCCGACGAAAATTTTCGCATGCGCAATGGCAGCCCTATTCCTGACATTTTCCCCGGCCTGGCCTCAACAGGCTTCGGATACAACAGCACCGGAACACGCGACTGGTGAGACCACTACGAAGATCGTCTCAGCCAAATCCTACATGGTGGCAGCCGCCAATCCGGTCGCAGCAGCGACGGGCGCGGAAATCCTTGCGCACGGCGGCAGCGCTGTCGACGCGGCGGTGGTTGTGCAGACGATCCTCGGCCTCGTCGAGCCGCAGTCATCCGGCCTCGGCGGCGGGGCCTTCCTCGTCTATTACGACGCAGCAAAGAAACGCGTGACGACGCTTGACGGGCGCGAGACCGCGCCACAAAGGGCTACTCCCAAGCTCTTTCTCGATGAAAAAGGGCAACCGCTGGAGTTTTTCGATGCCGTCGTCGGCGGTCGATCGGTCGGCACGCCCGGCACTGTCATGCTCCTGCAGGACGCCCACAACAAATATGGAAAGCTCGACTGGAAGACGCTGTTCGAGCCCGCTGCGGCGCTCGCCGATGCCGGGTTTACCGTGTCCCCGCGTCTGGCCGCGCTGATTGCGGCGGAGGGCGACAAGCTCAAGACCTACGAGAAAACGAAGGCCTACTTCTTCGATGCGGCCGGCGCGCCGCTCAAGGCCGGCGCACTCCTGAAGAACCCGGATTATGCCGAAACGCTGCGGGATATCGCCATGAACGGTGCTGACGCCTTCTATAGCGGCCCGATCGCCGAGGCGATCGTCGATACCGTGCGGATGGCTGCCGGGAACCCCGGAGTGCTGGCGTTGGACGACCTTGCACTCTACCGTGTCCGCGAACGGCCTGCCGTCTGCATCACCTACCGCGCGCATGAAATCTGCGGCATGGGGCCGCCGTCCTCAGGCGCGGTCGCTGTCGGCCAGACGCTCGGCATGATCGAGAATTTCGACATCAAGGGGCTCGGCAAGGACAATCCGCAAAGCTGGCGGATCATCGGTGATGCCCAGCGCCTCGCCTTCGCCGACCGAGGTCGCTACCTCGCGGACACGGACTACGTACCGGCACCGATCAAGGGGCTTCTGGAGAAGGACTATCTGGGCAAGCGCGCCGCCCTGCTCGACGGCGACAGGGCGCTCAGCGATGAAGCGGTTCTCCCCGGCGAGCCGGAGTGGGACCATGCGCAACTGTTTGGCACGGATACGTCTCTCGAACTCCCATCCACAAGCCATTTCGTCATCGTCGACAAGGACGGCAACGTCGTTTCCATGACAACGACGATCGAAAACGGCTTCGGTTCACGACTGATGACCAACGGCTTCCTGTTAAACAACGAACTGACCGACTTTTCTTTCGATACACACGAGAACGGCGTCCCGATCGCCAACCGTGTCGAGCCCGGAAAGCGGCCGCGCTCGTCGATGGCGCCGACGATCGTGATGAAGAACGGCAAGCCACTGCTTGCGATCGGCTCGCCCGGCGGCAGCCAGATCATTGGCTACGTCACCCAGGCGTTGATCGCCTATATCGACTGGGGCATGGATGTCGGCCAGATCGTCTCGACGCCGCACCTCCTCAACCGCTTCGGCACGTTCGAGATTGAAGCCGGCACGGATGCGGAGAAGCTGGCAGAGCCGCTGAAGGCTCTCGGTTACGAAGTGAAGGTGGGCGAAATGAACTCCGGACTCCAGGCCATCGAGATTACACCCGACGGCTTAAAGGGCAGCGCCGATCCGCGCCGCGAAGGCATCGCCGTCGGAAGGTAG
- a CDS encoding CoA-binding protein, with protein sequence MNHDHYTGAYICNILRSVHTIAVVGASPNQSRPSHGVMGFLLGKGYHVIPVNPGHAGKMILGQTVVGHLADIDEPVDMVDIFRASPQFSAVVDEVLALDPRPAVIWGEYGVRDDAAAEKAEAVGVHVVMDRSPVTEYPRLARSAS encoded by the coding sequence ATGAACCACGATCACTACACTGGGGCCTATATTTGCAATATCCTTCGGTCGGTCCACACGATCGCCGTGGTCGGTGCATCGCCCAACCAATCCCGGCCGAGCCATGGCGTGATGGGCTTCCTGCTCGGCAAGGGCTATCACGTCATTCCGGTCAACCCCGGGCACGCCGGGAAGATGATCCTTGGTCAGACTGTGGTCGGCCATCTTGCCGATATCGACGAGCCGGTCGACATGGTCGATATCTTTCGGGCGTCTCCGCAATTCTCGGCGGTCGTCGACGAGGTTTTGGCGCTCGATCCCCGGCCCGCTGTGATCTGGGGCGAGTACGGGGTTCGCGACGATGCGGCAGCCGAGAAGGCAGAAGCCGTGGGCGTGCACGTCGTGATGGACCGTTCGCCGGTCACGGAGTACCCGAGACTTGCCCGTAGCGCCTCCTGA
- a CDS encoding CoA-binding protein has product MSHDSYTDYFLTEILRETKVIALVGASPNPERPSNRVMAFLLRKGYRVIPVNPGQAGKEIHGQKVYARLADIPEPIDMVDVFRAASALPGVIDEVLAVTPLPKAIWGQLSVRDDTAAARAEAAGIKVVMDRCPAIEYPRLIG; this is encoded by the coding sequence ATGAGTCACGATAGCTACACGGACTACTTTCTCACCGAAATACTGCGGGAAACCAAGGTCATCGCACTGGTCGGCGCGTCGCCCAATCCGGAGCGGCCGAGCAACCGTGTCATGGCCTTCCTGCTTCGCAAGGGGTACCGCGTGATCCCGGTCAATCCCGGCCAGGCGGGCAAGGAGATCCATGGCCAGAAGGTTTACGCCAGGCTCGCCGATATCCCGGAGCCGATCGACATGGTCGACGTCTTTCGCGCGGCTTCAGCCTTGCCGGGCGTCATTGACGAGGTGCTTGCGGTGACGCCATTGCCGAAGGCGATCTGGGGGCAGTTGTCCGTGCGCGATGACACGGCCGCCGCCCGTGCCGAGGCGGCCGGGATCAAGGTTGTGATGGATCGGTGCCCGGCAATTGAATATCCCCGGTTGATCGGATAA
- a CDS encoding cytochrome P450, with protein MTKQFPFLSIDAAARSVSLDARDPAFYRDPNPVYAALHAHAPTFWWEEQKQWYFTGYDQVNALLRDRRFGRQILHVASREELGMPAPLPHLKHFDAAEAWSLLELEPPEHTRLRTLVNRAFVSRQIDRLRPEITDLTNKLVDGFEKDGKVELLSAFADIVPVTMIARMIGIPDEMGPQLLKWSHAYVRMYMFGRTEADEHAADKAAAEFADYVRSVIAERRANPRDDLLTHMIHTEHKGQLLTDDELISTTIVLLNAGHEATVHQIGNAVRSILDSGLSTETMFADEKTTERTVEEALRICAPVHIFQRYALEDVDVEGIPFKRGDKVALILAAANLDPKKFSDPLTFRPDRDEGPNLSFGAGIHFCIGAPLARLELNIVLPVLFQRLKGMRLAETPVVKDVYHFHGLERLDLVW; from the coding sequence ATGACCAAGCAGTTTCCGTTTCTCTCTATCGACGCTGCCGCTCGCAGCGTTTCCCTCGACGCCCGCGATCCCGCCTTCTATCGCGATCCCAACCCGGTCTACGCAGCGCTCCACGCACACGCCCCGACCTTCTGGTGGGAGGAGCAGAAGCAGTGGTATTTCACCGGCTATGATCAGGTGAATGCGCTCCTGCGCGACCGCCGTTTCGGCCGGCAGATCCTGCATGTAGCCAGTCGCGAGGAACTCGGCATGCCGGCGCCGCTGCCGCATCTGAAGCATTTCGACGCCGCCGAGGCCTGGTCGCTGCTGGAGCTGGAGCCGCCCGAGCACACGCGCCTTCGCACCCTCGTCAACCGCGCCTTCGTCTCGCGCCAGATCGACCGCCTGCGCCCCGAGATCACGGATCTGACAAACAAGCTGGTCGACGGCTTTGAGAAGGACGGCAAGGTCGAGTTGCTGTCCGCCTTCGCCGATATCGTGCCAGTGACGATGATCGCCCGGATGATCGGCATTCCGGACGAGATGGGGCCGCAGCTCTTGAAGTGGTCGCACGCCTATGTGCGCATGTACATGTTCGGGCGCACGGAAGCCGACGAGCATGCCGCGGACAAGGCCGCGGCGGAATTTGCCGACTACGTGCGCTCCGTCATCGCCGAGCGCCGCGCCAATCCGCGCGACGATCTCCTCACCCACATGATCCACACCGAGCACAAGGGCCAGCTTCTCACCGACGACGAGTTGATCTCGACGACCATCGTGCTGCTGAATGCCGGGCACGAGGCGACGGTGCACCAGATCGGCAACGCCGTGCGCAGCATCCTCGACAGCGGCCTTTCGACTGAGACCATGTTCGCCGACGAGAAGACGACGGAGCGCACGGTCGAAGAAGCCCTGCGCATCTGCGCACCTGTCCACATTTTCCAGCGCTATGCGCTCGAAGATGTCGACGTGGAGGGCATCCCCTTCAAGCGCGGCGACAAGGTCGCGCTGATCCTGGCCGCCGCGAATCTCGATCCGAAGAAATTCAGCGATCCCCTCACCTTCCGCCCTGATCGCGACGAAGGCCCGAACCTCTCTTTCGGCGCCGGCATCCATTTCTGCATCGGCGCGCCGCTGGCACGGCTGGAGCTCAACATCGTGCTGCCGGTCCTATTTCAGCGATTGAAGGGCATGCGGCTGGCCGAAACGCCCGTTGTCAAGGACGTCTACCACTTCCATGGGCTGGAGCGGCTCGATCTGGTATGGTGA
- a CDS encoding cupin domain-containing protein yields MSKTIGFDIAAIEPEIGRPAEERLISGNPEFRTWNLEEADGGIYCGVWESTPGKWRIQYDEWEYFNILSGHSIVTSDDGEVLHLKAGDRLILRPGFKGTWEVVETTRKDYVIRL; encoded by the coding sequence ATGAGCAAGACTATCGGCTTCGACATCGCAGCCATCGAACCGGAAATCGGCCGGCCGGCCGAAGAGCGGCTCATTTCCGGCAATCCGGAATTCCGCACCTGGAACCTCGAGGAGGCCGATGGCGGCATTTACTGCGGCGTCTGGGAATCCACGCCGGGCAAGTGGCGCATCCAGTATGACGAGTGGGAGTATTTCAACATTCTCTCCGGTCACTCGATCGTCACGTCGGATGATGGAGAGGTGCTGCACCTCAAAGCAGGAGACCGACTGATCCTCAGGCCGGGCTTTAAGGGAACCTGGGAAGTCGTTGAAACGACCCGGAAAGACTACGTGATCCGGCTCTAA
- a CDS encoding O-acetylhomoserine aminocarboxypropyltransferase, whose amino-acid sequence MTKNKPGFATLAIHAGAAPDPTTGARTTPIYQTTSFVFNDTDHAASLFGLQAFGNIYTRIMNPTQAVLEERVAALEGGTAALAVASGHAAQLLVFHTIMRPGDNFIAARRLYGGSINQFGHSFANFDWHVRWADTDNLESFESQIDDKTKAIFIESLANPGGTFVDIAAIAAVAHKHGLPLIVDNTMATPYLVRPFEHGADIVVHSLTKFLGGHGNSMGGIIVDGGTFDWSASGKYPALSEPRPEYAGVVLHQTFGNFAFAIACRVLGLRDLGPAISPFNAFQILTGIETLPLRMQRHSDNALAVAKWLKSHDKVSWVNYSGLESDPNHALQTRYSPKGAGAVFTFGLKGGYEAGKRFVEGLEMLSHLANIGDTRSLVIHPASTTHRQLSPEQQTAAGAGPDVVRLSIGIEDVADIIADLEQALAKA is encoded by the coding sequence ATGACGAAGAACAAACCGGGCTTTGCAACGCTCGCCATCCATGCCGGCGCGGCGCCGGATCCGACGACGGGTGCACGTACGACCCCGATCTACCAGACCACCAGCTTCGTCTTCAACGACACCGACCATGCCGCGTCGCTGTTCGGGCTGCAGGCCTTCGGCAACATCTACACCCGTATCATGAACCCGACCCAGGCGGTGCTCGAAGAGCGCGTTGCAGCGCTCGAGGGTGGCACGGCTGCGCTGGCAGTGGCGTCCGGCCATGCCGCCCAGCTCCTCGTGTTCCACACGATCATGCGTCCGGGCGACAATTTTATCGCCGCCCGCCGGCTCTATGGTGGCTCGATCAACCAGTTCGGCCATTCCTTCGCGAACTTCGACTGGCATGTCCGCTGGGCCGACACCGACAACCTTGAAAGCTTTGAAAGCCAGATCGACGACAAGACCAAGGCGATCTTCATCGAAAGCCTCGCCAATCCCGGCGGCACCTTCGTCGACATCGCGGCAATCGCAGCGGTCGCACACAAGCACGGCTTGCCGCTGATCGTCGACAACACCATGGCGACACCCTACCTCGTCCGGCCGTTTGAGCATGGCGCAGACATCGTCGTTCACTCGCTGACGAAGTTCCTCGGCGGACATGGCAACTCGATGGGCGGCATCATCGTCGACGGCGGTACGTTCGACTGGTCGGCATCCGGCAAATATCCGGCGCTCTCCGAGCCGCGGCCTGAATATGCTGGCGTGGTGCTTCACCAGACCTTCGGCAACTTCGCCTTCGCCATCGCCTGCCGGGTGCTGGGCCTTCGCGATCTGGGGCCGGCGATTTCGCCGTTCAATGCCTTCCAGATCCTGACCGGCATCGAGACCCTGCCGCTGCGTATGCAGCGCCACTCCGACAATGCGCTCGCTGTCGCCAAGTGGCTGAAGTCACATGACAAGGTTTCTTGGGTGAACTATTCCGGCCTGGAAAGCGATCCCAACCACGCGCTGCAGACGCGTTACTCACCGAAGGGCGCAGGCGCCGTCTTCACCTTTGGCCTGAAGGGCGGCTACGAGGCAGGCAAGCGCTTCGTCGAAGGGCTGGAAATGCTCTCGCATCTCGCAAACATCGGCGACACGCGCTCGCTGGTCATCCATCCGGCGTCTACGACGCACCGTCAGCTTTCGCCCGAGCAGCAGACGGCGGCAGGAGCGGGCCCGGATGTCGTTCGCCTGTCGATCGGCATCGAGGATGTCGCCGACATCATCGCCGACCTCGAGCAGGCGCTCGCCAAGGCATAA